One genomic window of Camelina sativa cultivar DH55 chromosome 5, Cs, whole genome shotgun sequence includes the following:
- the LOC109132969 gene encoding MATH domain and coiled-coil domain-containing protein At2g42475-like: MDCFKLRLKENSLEKKQNSYDANVSLVQKLEERVKNLELMENGSRLDILKSRLEEITLERNNSYDADGSKVQLLEDRVWNLELMENSSRLDSLKSKLEEISEERKNSYDADGSKVHLLEDRVKNLELMENGLRLDRLKSKLEEVSLEKKKSEADGSKVQQQLEDRVKNLELMENGLRLDSLKSKLEEVSLEKKKVQQQLEDRVKNLELMENGLRLDSLKSKLEEVSLEKKESEADVSKVQQQLEDRVKNLELMVSDLKVELDNEKAKSSADDFLLVD; encoded by the coding sequence ATGGACTGTTTCAAGTTGAGGCTCAAGGAAAATTCCTTGGAGAAGAAGCAGAATTCATATGATGCTAATGTTTCTCTGGTCCAGAAACTCGAGGAACGAGTCAAGAATCTTGAGCTGATGGAAAATGGTTCGAGGCTGGACATTTTGAAGTCAAGGCTTGAGGAAATTACCTTAGAGAGGAATAATTCATATGATGCTGATGGATCTAAGGTCCAACTACTAGAGGATAGGGTGTGGAATCTTGAGTTGATGGAGAATAGCTCGAGGCTGGACAGTTTGAAGTCAAAGCTTGAGGAAATTTCCGAAGAGAGGAAGAACTCGTATGATGCTGATGGATCTAAGGTCCATCTACTAGAGGACAGGGTGAAGAATCTTGAGCTGATGGAAAATGGCTTGAGGCTAGACAGATTGAAGTCAAAGCTTGAGGAAGTttctttggagaagaagaaatcagaggCTGATGGGTCTAAGGTCCAACAACAACTAGAGGATAGGGTGAAGAATCTTGAGCTGATGGAAAATGGCTTGAGGCTGGATAGTTTGAAGTCAAAGCTTGAGGAAGTttccttggagaagaagaaggtccaACAACAACTAGAGGATAGGGTGAAAAATCTTGAGCTGATGGAAAATGGCTTGAGGCTGGACAGCTTGAAGTCAAAGCTTGAGGAAGTTtccttggagaagaaggaatcaGAGGCTGATGTGTCTAAGGTCCAACAACAACTAGAGGATAGGGTGAAGAATCTTGAGCTGATGGTTTCAGATCTCAAGGTTGAACTGGACAATGAGAAGGCTAAATCCTCTGCCGATGATTTTTTGTTGGTCGACTAA
- the LOC104785122 gene encoding MATH domain and coiled-coil domain-containing protein At2g42475-like, translated as MEKNHQKTSFTFEIDNFSEKTDVISSPIFISGGCEWFVRVHPKRYLNKDHVSVYLHVANPESLQPGWKRRANHAFIMLNQSGKELKRTSEACDLFCNEVPAWGYPKVLPVSKLKEEEFLENDKLIIKVELQVVEVVHKGNTSGTEMLDINGFQVPYTQVSSVSWMFAEHPDIAVDFKPKSQLVRTAYMNVLLSLMEKLNKPPQSLSVADLINAYNDLSKLTEAGFKLDWLKTKLDKLSLKREKEKEKADADGSHVQQLEERVKNPELMELKLKLDYLQTKLEEVSLERGKAEDADRSRVQQLEERVKDFELMGIDSKLDCLKSNLQELSSERKESYYANKSRVILTEERVKNLELMELDVKLEGLTTKLEEVSLERKKSDDANGSVVKQLAERVKNIELMQLDFKQDLKSKLDEVSLERKKTDDAIESVVTQLKERIKNRELMELNHKVDVKSKLEHTYLARKKTDDAYTSRVQQLEECVKNLELMVLDLKVEVDKEKAKFCDDDFLLVNEFGSSD; from the exons ATGGAGAAGAATCATCAGAAGACGAGTTTCACGTTTGAGATAGATAACTTTTCGGAGAAGACGGATGTCATCTCTTCTCCTATATTCATAAGCGGCGGGTGCGAATG gtttgttaGAGTTCACCCGAAGAGATACCTTAATAAAGATCATGTGTCTGTGTATCTGCACGTTGCAAACCCTGAATCATTACAACCTGGTTGGAAAAGGAGAGCTAACCATGCATTCATTATGTTGAATCAATCCGGAAAAGAGCTCAAAAGAACATCTG AAGCATGCGACTTGTTCTGTAATGAGGTCCCAGCATGGGGTTATCCCAAAGTATTGCCTGTTAGCAAgcttaaagaagaagagtttttaGAGAATGACAAACTGATCATTAAAGTGGAGCTACAAGTAGTTGAAGTTGTTCATAAAGGAAACACAAGTGGGACAGAGATGTTAGATATCAATGGTTTCCAGGTTCCTTATACTCAG GTTAGCTCAGTGAGTTGGATGTTTGCAGAGCACCCAGACATAGCAGTAGATTTCAAACCCAAGAGCCAATTGGTGAGAACGGCATACATGAATGTCCTCCTAAGCCTCATGGAGAAACTAAACAAGCCTCCACAGAGTCTCTCGGTTGCTGACCTAATAAACGCTTACAATGATTTGAGCAAGCTAACAGAAGCCGGATTTAAGCTGGATTGGTTAAAGACAAAGCTTGATAAGCTTTcattgaaaagagagaaagagaaagagaaagcagaTGCTGATGGGTCTCATGTCCAACAACTTGAGGAGCGTGTCAAGAATCCTGAGCTGATGGAATTGAAGTTGAAGCTGGACTATTTGCAGACAAAGCTTGAGGAGGTTTCCTTGGAGAGGGGAAAAGCAGAAGATGCTGACAGGTCTCGAGTCCAACAACTTGAGGAACGTGTTAAGGATTTTGAGCTGATGGGAATAGACTCTAAGCTAGACTGTTTGAAGTCAAATCTTCAGGAGCTTTCCTCGGAGAGAAAGGAATCATATTATGCTAATAAGTCTCGGGTCATACTAACCGAGGAACGTGTCAAGAATCTTGAGCTTATGGAATTAGATGTTAAGCTGGAAGGTTTGACTACAAAGCTTGAGGAGGTTTCCTTGGAAAGGAAAAAGTCAGATGATGCTAATGGGTCAGTAGTCAAACAACTTGCGGAACGTGTCAAGAATATTGAGCTGATGCAATTAGACTTCAAACAGGACTTGAAGTCAAAGCTTGATGAGGTTTCcttggaaaggaaaaaaacagatGATGCTATTGAGTCAGTAGTCACACAACTCAAGGAACGCATCAAGAATCGTGAGCTGATGGAATTGAACCATAAAGTGGACGTGAAGTCAAAGCTTGAACATACTTATTTGGCGAGGAAGAAAACAGATGATGCTTATACGTCTCGGGTCCAACAACTTGAGGAATGCGTCAAGAACCTTGAGCTGATGGTGTTGGATCTCAAAGTTGAAGTGGACAAGGAAAAGGCCAAattttgtgatgatgattttttgttGGTGAACGAGTTTGGATCAAGTGATTAG
- the LOC104785121 gene encoding MATH domain and coiled-coil domain-containing protein At2g42480-like: MENQKPCFRFEIDNFSEKKGAIASQTFISGGCEWFLYVYPKGNNLCEDYLRLYNANSKSLGSEWKGSAHCYFSLLNQSDKEIYRSSTDLALYPFGAKAPSCVFATALPLSKLREKGLLEEDRVIIEVYIKVVKAVSKKKETVVDNISSQDYASQVELVRKIFAEHPEVAEEFKPKKQVLNALRNACSKVSELVAEVKVHDWLKSKLNDFSSESKKADDDLV, from the exons ATGGAAAATCAAAAGCCCTGTTTCAGGTTTGAGATAGATAACTTCTCGGAGAAGAAAGGTGCAATAGCGTCTCAGACATTCATCAGTGGCGGATGCGAATG GTTTCTCTACGTTTATCCGAAGGGAAATAATCTCTGTGAGGATTACTTGCGCCTATACAATGCAAACTCTAAATCATTAGGAAGTGAATGGAAAGGGAGTGCTCACTGTTACTTCTCTTTGCTGAATCAATCTGACAAAGAGATCTACAGATCATCGA CTGATCTTGCACTCTATCCGTTTGGCGCTAAGGCTCCATCCTGCGTTTTCGCAACGGCCTTGCCTCTAAGCAAGTTACGGGAAAAAGGGTTGTTGGAGGAGGACAGAGTCATCATTGAAGTCTACATCAAAGTTGTGAAAGCTgtatcaaagaagaaggagactgTGGTGGATAATATCAGTTCCCAAGATTATGCTTCTCAG GTTGAATTAGTGAGAAAGATATTCGCAGAGCACCCAGAAGTTGCAGAAGAattcaaaccaaagaaacaagtGCTAAATGCGCTGAGGAATGCTTGCAGTAAGGTTAGCGAGCTAGTAGCGGAAGTAAAGGTGCATGACTGGTTGAAGTCAAAGCTTAATGACTTTTCCTCGGAGAGTAAGAAAGCAGATGATGATCTTG TTTGA